ACAAAAATGCTCCTTACCGTATTTCCTTGATGGCATCTATCATGTTGTTGCTCGGGGTTCTTTACCTTTTTGTTGCTTATCCGAAGGCCCCGGCATTTGACGGGTTTAAGTTCCGCCAAGTCACCCCTTGGGTGGATCAGATGGGATTAAGTTATAGTGTGGGAGTCGATGGGATTAATCTGGTGATGTTGTTGTTGACGGCCATTGTCGCCGTGGCTGCCATCGGGGTTTCCTCTGGCATCAAAGACCGCGCGAAGGAATATTTTATTTGTATTAACTTCATTATTACGGGTGCGATCGGTGCTTTTATTTCATTGGATTTATTCTTCCTCTATATTTTCCACGAGTTTGCCTTGATCCCCACATTTATACTCATCGGGTTATGGGGACAATCGATTGACCGTGAAAAAGTGGCCATGAAGCTGACCATCTACCTATCATTAGGAAGTCTGATTCTTTTGGCGGGGGTTCTAGCCTTCTTTTTCGCCCTTCCGGAAGGACAACAAACCTTCGACCTGATTAAAATCCGTAGTTTGCTTTATGACCCCGGCTACATCAGTGCGAATGTACAAACATATATCTATCCGTTAATGTTGATTGGTTTTGGTATTTTAATTTCTCTGTTCCCGTTCCATTCATGGGCACCTCAAGGTTATGCCGGGGCCCCGGCCGCTGCGGCCATGCTCCATGCCGGAGTGCTCAAGAAATTCGGGCTTTACGGTTTGATCCGTGTTGCTGAACCTCTGCTTCCTGCGGGTGCCCAAGGATGGTCGGTTGTTCTTGGTGTTCTTCTTTGCGCAAATATATTTTATGTAGGTTACGTCGCCGTGGCCGAACGCAATTTGCGTATGATGCTGGGTTTTTCGAGTGTGTCCCATATGGGTTACATCTTCTTAGGGATATTAGCTGGAAATACTTTAGGGATTAGCGGAGCGGTGCTTTATATTTTTGGCCACGGATTAACAGCAGCCATTGGTTTCGGATTAGCCGGGTATATTCACGCTCAGATTGGGCACACAGAGATGAATCATCTGGGGGGATTAATGAAGAAAATGCCCTTTGTGGCGGTGATATTTATGATGGCTGCCTTGGCTTCGGTAGGGGTTCCCGGATTTGCAAATTTTGCTGGTGAGATCCTGATTTTCTTTGGGGCATGGAGTGCGGGTTGGGTCTGGTTTACGGTGATTGCACTCTGGGGGGTCATTATCTCCTCCATCTATATGATGCGCGCGATCAAAAATATATTTTACGGGAATCTCTCCGCCAAACATGAGCATGTCAAAGATCTTACCGGGACACAAAGGTGGCCTTACCTGCTATTGACTGCTAGCCTTTTAATTGTCGGATTTGCGCCCCAGCTTTTACTCCAGTATGTCGGGCCGAGTGTTGATTATTGGTTTAAATTTGCCGAGGTGATGCCGAAATGATTTTTCTACCAGCATATTCAATCGAAATAGGACTCATTCTTTGGGGGGTGGTGATCCTTATGTGGGATGCGTTTAATCCAAAAGCAGACAGGGGGATTGTCACAGGACTGAGCGTATTGGTTCTATTGTGGTTAACCGGATTATCCTTTTTTGGAGATTTCGAGATACCTTCTGCATTTTTTAATGAACTCTACATCCATGACGGATTCAGTGCGATCACCAAACCTTTAATCCTGATTTCTTCTTTATTCACAGTAGTCTTGATTTATGAATATCGTTCGCAAATTCCGCTGGGATTTGCAGAGCTGATTTTTTTAGTCATGATGGCGACGACAGGAATGATGATTCTTTGTTCGGTGAATGAATTCATGACGCTTTTTGTTTCTTTGGAACTGGTCACGATCTCATTTTATGTGATGGTCAGTTTCTTGCGTAAGAGTCCACGATCCTTGGAGGCTGGGATTAAGTTTCTCGTGATTAGTGCGTTGACCAGTGCATTTTTGCTGATGGGGATCGCCTATTATTTTGGAATTCTCGGAACGACGTCGCTGATCAATGCATTGCCTGCTGAGGGATTTGCGATTATGGCACTGGTTTTTATCATTACAGGCCTTGGTTTCAAGGTGGCATTAGTGCCATTCCATATTTGGGTGCCTGACACATACCAAGGGGCCCCTACGCCCATTACCGCCTTTTTGGCTACGGCCTCAAAGGTCGTTGGTTATGTCGCCCTCATGAGGGTGCTTTTTCTCGCGTTTGCGACCCCCTCGATGGTCGGACTATGGTCCACGGTGTTGGCGGCTGTTGCTGGTGTGACCATGCTCTTTGGTAATCTCGCAGCCCTGCCGCAAACCAATATCAAGCGTATCCTTGCTTATTCGAGTATCGGACATACGGGATTTGTCTTGCTCGGGCTCTCGACAGTGAATGGTTTTGGCCTGACGGCAGTCGTTTATTACCTTTTTGCCTATGTCATTGCCACTATCCTATGTTTTCTGGTTTTGATTATTGTTTCCAATACGAGCCATTCTGAAAATATTATTGAATTTTCCGGTCTGGCCAAAAGAAGCCCTGGACTGGCTTTTGCCATGACGATTGGTTTGGTTTCATTGGCTGGTATTCCCCCATTGGCTGGATTTTTCGGTAAGTTCTTGGTATTCAGTGCCGCGATTTATAACGCCCCAGCCTATCCAGGATTCTGGATTTTGGTCGCTGTCGGGATTATTTCCACGTTGATTGGCCTTTATTATTATCTCGGCATTGTGAAAATGATGTATTTCGGCAAGGTAGAAGACGATCGTGCCCTCCATTATTCCACTTTAGCAAAGTTCACCATGATTGTTTTAATTGTCGCGGTTTTTGCCCTCGGGATATGCCAGAATACACTCACGACTTGGATTACGAATTCATTGGGTAATTTTGGTTCGGGTTACTGACCCTTGACGGATGAGCTGCCCTAGCTTATTTTTGGAACTATGTCATACACGCAAATCGCTCCTACTCTCCACTCGATCCCCCTTTATGATGGAGTCCAATACAAAGAGGGTAATGAGAAGTTTTTCCAAGTCACCGATAAAGCGGCAAAGCGATTGACTGGTATCCTCGACAAACAGGGTAAATCGGACAAGGGAGCCATGCGAATCGCTGTTGTTGGTGGTGGTTGCTCGGGACTGAGCTATAAGATGGATATCGTTGATGCCCCTCGGAATAAGGATATCCTTGTTTGTTCCCGCGCGGTGCGAGTGGTTGTAGATCCTAAAAGCGCTCTTTTTGTTACCGGTGGGCAGCTCGACTACAGCGATGACCTCCAGCAAGGCGGATTCAAGGTCATTAATCCCAACGCATCCTCCACGTGTTCCTGTGGCGAATCGTTTGCTGTTTAAATTCCTATTCCTTTTTCAGGAAAAGCAGTCTCAAGCTATTAATACAAACAAGAACTGTACTACCTTCGTGTGCAATGACGCCGAGGGTGAGGGGGACAAATCCTCCCATGGCTGCACAAACCATCACCAAGACTGTCCCGAGGGAAATAACCAGGTTTTGTTTGATGATTTTGCGGGCTTCACGGCTCAGTGAAAAGGCGTTAAGGATATTATCGATCCTGTCTTTCATCAGGATGATTTCGCTTTGTTCAAGGGCGGCATCACTCCCCCGGGCTCCCATCGCGATAGAAACGTAAGCGGCCGCTAAGCAAGGAGCGTCATTGACCCCATCGCCGACCATGGCGACACGTTTACCTGAACGTGTCAGGTCTGCGATGATCTTTACCTTGTCCTCAGGGTGTAGTCCAAATTTAATTTGTTCGGGGGAGAGTCCAACCGATTCACCCACGCATAGGGCGGCCTCTTGGCGGTCGCCTGTGAGCATGAGAGAATTGATTCCCAATGATTTGATTTTCGCGAGGACTTCTTTTGTTTCCTTGCGGACCTCGTCTTTAAGCATGATGCAGCCGATCAGTTTATCATAGATCAACCATACTTCAGTCATTCCGGGTTGGGGCTGTGGGATAGTCCCGATGGACTTTGCAAGAGGTCCTTTTTCGAGTAATTCACGTCGCCCGAGGATAATCTGGCTTTCTCCCATTTTGGCTTTTAATCCTTTGCCCGTGAGGGATTGGAATGAATCAATTTGTTTCAGGGGGAGTTTGTTTTCGAGGGCGTATTGCACAATCGCATGGGCGATGGGGTGTTTCGACTGGCTCTCAAGGGCATAGGCGAGTTCGGCAATCTCGCGTTCACGGGAGGGAGGGTAACTATCGATAGAAACTACCTGCATATTACCCGTGGTCATGGTTCCTGTCTTGTCCAAGGCCAAAGTATCGACCTCAGCGAGTTTTTCCACGGCGGCACCACCACGGAAGAGAATGCCGTTTTTTGCACCCCAAGCGATGGCAGCTAAGATCGCAGAAGGAATGGAAAGGACAAGGGCGCAGGGACTGGCAACGACAAGTAATGTCATGGCCCGGTAAAAGGAAGAATATTTCCCGTCCACATTATCAAAAGGAGAAATCCCGAATCCCAGCCACCAGATAAAAAACATCAATGTCGTCAAGCCGAGGACAAACCAAGTGTAACCCGTGCCAAATTTGTCGGTAAACCTTTGGGAAGGGGCTTTGAGTTTTTGGGCTTGTTGGATCAGGGTGATAATTTTCTGGAGAGCACTTTGGTTTGCCGGACGGAGCACCTTGGCATCGACAGAGCCCCAGGTATTAATGGTCCCGCTGAAAATAGTGTCCCCAGGATTTTTATTCACCGGCACGGATTCCCCGGTGAGGGTGGATTCATCCGTAGCCGTTTTCCCGTCAATAATCAGGGCGTCGACGGCCACGAGGTCACCGGGTTTGACACGGAGGATTTGGTCCGTGGTGACTTCTTCGACCGGAACATCATTTTCTTTGCCATCAGCCCCGATGATCGTGGCGCGTTTGGGAGTAGTCTTAAAGAGGGCGCTGATTTCTTTTTTGGTCCGGTGGAGGGCAAAGGTTTCCAGTGCTCCAGAAAGGCTGAAAAGGAAAAGGAGCAGGGCTCCTTCGGTTAAGGCATCAATGGCAGCCGCACCGAGGGCGACGGCTAACATCAGGAAATGGATGTCGAGCTTGCGTTTTTTGAGATTTTCAAAAGTTTCAATGGCCGGGTCCCATCCACCAGCAATAATGGCCAGTATATAAAATACGTTATGAAGCCATGGGTGCCAATTCATATGCTCCGATGTCCACCCGAGAATAATCCCCAGTCCGCATACGGCAGCAAATGCCGCTTGCACACGCCAATCTTCTTCCTCCTCTTCCTCGGTTGCATTTGTCAAGGGCTCAAGATTGAAATCCTTCCATTTCCAATCATCAGACACTGATTTGTGCTGGTTTTTCTCGAGGAGAATCTGGTGGGGCAATTTGCGGATGGAAATGTCATCTTCCGCTTTTACCGTGTCATTTTGCGCAAGTTGC
This sequence is a window from Verrucomicrobiota bacterium. Protein-coding genes within it:
- a CDS encoding NADH-quinone oxidoreductase subunit M produces the protein MSILTILLFIPLIAVGTIVLFRADKNAPYRISLMASIMLLLGVLYLFVAYPKAPAFDGFKFRQVTPWVDQMGLSYSVGVDGINLVMLLLTAIVAVAAIGVSSGIKDRAKEYFICINFIITGAIGAFISLDLFFLYIFHEFALIPTFILIGLWGQSIDREKVAMKLTIYLSLGSLILLAGVLAFFFALPEGQQTFDLIKIRSLLYDPGYISANVQTYIYPLMLIGFGILISLFPFHSWAPQGYAGAPAAAAMLHAGVLKKFGLYGLIRVAEPLLPAGAQGWSVVLGVLLCANIFYVGYVAVAERNLRMMLGFSSVSHMGYIFLGILAGNTLGISGAVLYIFGHGLTAAIGFGLAGYIHAQIGHTEMNHLGGLMKKMPFVAVIFMMAALASVGVPGFANFAGEILIFFGAWSAGWVWFTVIALWGVIISSIYMMRAIKNIFYGNLSAKHEHVKDLTGTQRWPYLLLTASLLIVGFAPQLLLQYVGPSVDYWFKFAEVMPK
- a CDS encoding NADH-quinone oxidoreductase subunit N, producing MIFLPAYSIEIGLILWGVVILMWDAFNPKADRGIVTGLSVLVLLWLTGLSFFGDFEIPSAFFNELYIHDGFSAITKPLILISSLFTVVLIYEYRSQIPLGFAELIFLVMMATTGMMILCSVNEFMTLFVSLELVTISFYVMVSFLRKSPRSLEAGIKFLVISALTSAFLLMGIAYYFGILGTTSLINALPAEGFAIMALVFIITGLGFKVALVPFHIWVPDTYQGAPTPITAFLATASKVVGYVALMRVLFLAFATPSMVGLWSTVLAAVAGVTMLFGNLAALPQTNIKRILAYSSIGHTGFVLLGLSTVNGFGLTAVVYYLFAYVIATILCFLVLIIVSNTSHSENIIEFSGLAKRSPGLAFAMTIGLVSLAGIPPLAGFFGKFLVFSAAIYNAPAYPGFWILVAVGIISTLIGLYYYLGIVKMMYFGKVEDDRALHYSTLAKFTMIVLIVAVFALGICQNTLTTWITNSLGNFGSGY
- a CDS encoding iron-sulfur cluster assembly accessory protein; translated protein: MSYTQIAPTLHSIPLYDGVQYKEGNEKFFQVTDKAAKRLTGILDKQGKSDKGAMRIAVVGGGCSGLSYKMDIVDAPRNKDILVCSRAVRVVVDPKSALFVTGGQLDYSDDLQQGGFKVINPNASSTCSCGESFAV
- a CDS encoding heavy metal translocating P-type ATPase, whose product is MSDSPDRQVEHLSRFLGTQNDIEAILYDPEKNKVSLAFLGNVDQEALQRALKETLRILEHELGAQLAQNDTVKAEDDISIRKLPHQILLEKNQHKSVSDDWKWKDFNLEPLTNATEEEEEEDWRVQAAFAAVCGLGIILGWTSEHMNWHPWLHNVFYILAIIAGGWDPAIETFENLKKRKLDIHFLMLAVALGAAAIDALTEGALLLFLFSLSGALETFALHRTKKEISALFKTTPKRATIIGADGKENDVPVEEVTTDQILRVKPGDLVAVDALIIDGKTATDESTLTGESVPVNKNPGDTIFSGTINTWGSVDAKVLRPANQSALQKIITLIQQAQKLKAPSQRFTDKFGTGYTWFVLGLTTLMFFIWWLGFGISPFDNVDGKYSSFYRAMTLLVVASPCALVLSIPSAILAAIAWGAKNGILFRGGAAVEKLAEVDTLALDKTGTMTTGNMQVVSIDSYPPSREREIAELAYALESQSKHPIAHAIVQYALENKLPLKQIDSFQSLTGKGLKAKMGESQIILGRRELLEKGPLAKSIGTIPQPQPGMTEVWLIYDKLIGCIMLKDEVRKETKEVLAKIKSLGINSLMLTGDRQEAALCVGESVGLSPEQIKFGLHPEDKVKIIADLTRSGKRVAMVGDGVNDAPCLAAAYVSIAMGARGSDAALEQSEIILMKDRIDNILNAFSLSREARKIIKQNLVISLGTVLVMVCAAMGGFVPLTLGVIAHEGSTVLVCINSLRLLFLKKE